A window of the Bacteroidia bacterium genome harbors these coding sequences:
- a CDS encoding efflux RND transporter permease subunit, with product MKDLLKKEFRPSSWAIDNRISIYIFTVIITLAGLMAYQALPKENFPEIKIPKFYISVIYPGTSPANMENLVAKPLEKQLKAVSGIKKMTSQSFQDYCTVVVEFNSDFDMASAKSKVKDAVDKARTELPQDLPAEPTIFELNFSEFPIMNVNISGNYSLAQLKNYAEEVKDRVESMKEISRVDMIGALDREIQINIDMNALKATQLTMGDIERAIAFENMNISGGTVKMDGQQRTISVKGQFTSIEQLENLVVNSQAGGHIYLRDVAEIVDGFKEQESYARLDGKNVITLNVVKRAGENLISASDNIEQLIVDLKGKTVPGDLNMVITNNQADQTRVTLHDLINTIIIGFVLVLVILMFFMGATNAFFVALSVPLSMFIAFLVMPGLGFTLNMIVLFAFLLALGIVVDDAIVVIENTHRIYKQRKTGIAEAAKAAAGEVFLPVLSGTLTTLAPFVPLAFWTGMIGKFMFYLPITLIITLLASLFVAYIINPVFAVDFMGKHEDGAPKKKWTKGTKVIAIVFSSLALLFLLAGNTGLGLFTFTVLLLHLFYKFVLASVVYRFQEKTWPAVQEKYARILSAAIRKPWRIIGFTIGLFFVSIIAVALRKPDVVFFPSSDPNFIYVYVSLPVGTDPARTNEVMKEVEGRVNRVFEGKKDLITSIITNVTISVTDPADEDQGQYPNKGRLAVAFVRFSERHGVSTSPFLKDVRDALKGLPGAEITVTQEQNGPPVAKPITIEVRGEEFDVLTKASARLKRYLDSLEIAGVEQLKSDLQSNKPELVFDINRERANREGISTAQIGMEIRNAVFGKEASKYREANEEFPIQLRYRFDQRNEIDKLKNITITYRDMNMGGMIRNVPLSAFVDIYYDYTFGGIKRKSQKRVVTLSSNVLKDFDPFSVVANVEKAVKRFNAPPGVQIIMTGEQEEQAETMGFLGNALLISLGLIFMILVTQFNSFGKPFLILSEIVLSIIGFCLGYAITGWTISTIMAGVGIVALAGIVVRNGILLVEFTDVLRAEGREITAAVVEAGKTRMTPVILTATATILGLIPLAVGFNIDFASLFSTGDPKIFFGGDSVAFWGPLSWTMIFGLGFATIITLIIVPALYLIMESGKQKAIATLTHFGMPGGLRYVPLLVPVLRIFKK from the coding sequence ATGAAAGACCTTTTGAAAAAAGAGTTCAGGCCCTCGAGTTGGGCGATTGATAACCGGATCAGCATCTATATCTTCACGGTGATCATTACCCTTGCCGGTCTGATGGCGTATCAGGCCCTGCCCAAAGAAAATTTCCCCGAGATCAAGATTCCGAAGTTTTACATTTCGGTGATCTATCCGGGTACCTCCCCTGCCAACATGGAGAACCTGGTGGCTAAACCGCTGGAAAAACAGCTGAAAGCCGTTTCCGGGATCAAGAAAATGACGAGCCAGAGTTTTCAGGATTACTGTACCGTGGTGGTGGAGTTCAACTCCGACTTTGATATGGCTTCCGCCAAGTCGAAAGTAAAAGACGCAGTAGACAAGGCACGCACGGAGTTGCCGCAGGACCTTCCGGCGGAGCCCACCATCTTCGAACTGAATTTTTCCGAGTTCCCTATTATGAACGTGAATATTTCAGGGAACTATTCACTGGCCCAGCTGAAAAACTACGCCGAAGAGGTAAAAGACCGTGTGGAAAGCATGAAGGAGATCAGCCGTGTGGATATGATCGGTGCGCTGGACCGCGAGATTCAGATCAACATTGACATGAATGCCCTCAAAGCCACCCAGCTGACCATGGGCGACATTGAAAGAGCCATCGCCTTTGAGAATATGAATATTTCGGGAGGTACCGTTAAGATGGACGGTCAGCAGCGAACGATCAGTGTGAAAGGACAATTCACCTCCATTGAGCAGCTGGAGAACCTTGTGGTGAATTCACAGGCCGGAGGGCATATCTATCTCCGAGATGTGGCCGAAATAGTAGACGGATTCAAGGAACAGGAAAGCTATGCACGGCTCGACGGCAAGAATGTGATTACTCTCAACGTTGTGAAACGTGCCGGTGAAAATCTCATCAGCGCATCCGATAATATAGAACAACTCATCGTTGATCTGAAAGGAAAAACCGTTCCGGGCGACCTGAACATGGTTATCACCAATAACCAGGCAGATCAGACCAGGGTAACGCTGCACGATCTCATCAATACCATCATCATCGGTTTTGTGCTGGTGCTGGTGATCCTGATGTTCTTCATGGGTGCCACGAATGCCTTCTTCGTAGCCCTGTCGGTGCCCCTGTCTATGTTCATTGCCTTTCTTGTGATGCCCGGGCTCGGTTTCACACTGAACATGATCGTACTCTTCGCTTTCCTGCTGGCGCTGGGTATTGTAGTAGACGATGCCATTGTGGTCATTGAAAACACACACCGCATTTATAAACAGAGAAAAACCGGAATTGCAGAAGCTGCCAAAGCGGCTGCGGGTGAAGTTTTCCTTCCGGTGCTGTCCGGTACACTAACCACGCTGGCGCCTTTTGTACCCCTCGCCTTCTGGACCGGAATGATCGGGAAATTCATGTTCTATCTTCCCATCACGTTGATCATTACCCTGCTTGCGTCGCTCTTCGTAGCCTATATCATCAATCCGGTGTTCGCAGTGGATTTTATGGGAAAGCACGAGGACGGGGCGCCGAAGAAGAAGTGGACGAAAGGCACGAAAGTGATTGCTATTGTTTTCTCCTCCCTCGCCCTCCTCTTCCTCCTGGCCGGAAACACCGGTCTCGGTCTGTTTACCTTTACGGTGCTTCTGCTGCATTTGTTTTACAAATTTGTGCTTGCCTCCGTTGTATACCGGTTTCAGGAAAAAACCTGGCCGGCCGTACAGGAAAAGTACGCACGCATCCTGAGTGCCGCCATCCGTAAACCGTGGAGAATTATCGGATTCACAATTGGTTTATTCTTTGTTAGTATTATTGCAGTTGCCTTACGGAAACCCGATGTGGTTTTCTTTCCTTCCTCCGACCCTAATTTCATTTATGTATATGTAAGTTTACCCGTAGGCACCGACCCTGCGCGCACGAACGAGGTAATGAAAGAAGTAGAGGGACGGGTGAACAGAGTATTTGAAGGCAAAAAGGATCTGATTACTTCCATTATCACCAATGTTACGATCAGTGTAACGGATCCCGCCGACGAAGACCAGGGGCAATATCCGAATAAAGGACGCCTGGCGGTAGCTTTCGTTCGCTTTTCCGAACGGCACGGCGTTTCCACCTCACCTTTCCTGAAAGATGTGCGTGACGCGCTGAAGGGACTCCCCGGTGCGGAAATAACAGTAACACAAGAACAAAACGGACCGCCCGTAGCCAAGCCCATTACCATTGAAGTGCGCGGAGAAGAGTTCGACGTACTTACCAAAGCATCCGCCCGGTTAAAACGCTACCTCGATTCGCTGGAAATTGCCGGAGTAGAACAGTTAAAGAGTGATCTGCAAAGTAACAAACCCGAACTGGTATTCGATATCAACAGAGAACGTGCTAACCGTGAAGGAATATCCACAGCCCAGATCGGCATGGAAATCCGCAATGCCGTTTTTGGAAAAGAAGCCAGCAAATACAGAGAAGCCAATGAAGAGTTTCCCATTCAGCTCCGCTACCGCTTCGATCAGCGCAATGAAATTGACAAGCTGAAGAACATCACCATTACCTACCGCGATATGAATATGGGTGGGATGATCCGTAATGTACCTCTTTCAGCCTTCGTGGATATTTATTACGATTATACCTTCGGCGGTATCAAGCGTAAATCTCAAAAACGCGTGGTTACCCTTTCCTCCAACGTGCTGAAAGATTTTGACCCCTTCTCGGTGGTAGCAAATGTTGAAAAAGCAGTGAAGCGTTTCAATGCACCTCCCGGCGTACAGATCATCATGACCGGGGAGCAGGAAGAACAGGCCGAGACCATGGGATTTCTTGGCAACGCACTGCTGATCTCGCTGGGGCTGATTTTTATGATTCTTGTAACACAGTTCAACTCCTTTGGTAAACCTTTCCTCATTCTTTCAGAGATTGTGCTAAGCATCATCGGATTCTGCCTGGGCTATGCGATTACAGGATGGACTATTTCCACCATCATGGCAGGGGTTGGAATTGTGGCCCTGGCCGGCATTGTAGTTCGTAACGGTATACTCCTGGTTGAATTTACCGATGTGCTCCGGGCCGAAGGAAGGGAGATAACCGCCGCGGTTGTGGAAGCCGGGAAAACCCGTATGACGCCCGTGATCCTGACCGCCACCGCTACCATTCTGGGACTTATTCCCCTTGCTGTGGGATTCAATATTGACTTCGCGTCACTGTTCAGCACCGGTGATCCGAAAATATTCTTCGGCGGAGACAGTGTGGCCTTCTGGGGGCCTTTATCCTGGACGATGATCTTCGGGCTTGGTTTCGCAACGATCATTACGCTGATTATTGTGCCTGCACTGTACCTGATCATGGAAAGCGGAAAACAAAAAGCCATCGCAACGCTCACACATTTCGGAATGCCGGGGGGCTTACGTTACGTTCCGCTGTTAGTGCCGGTTTTAAGGATATTTAAAAAATGA
- a CDS encoding efflux RND transporter periplasmic adaptor subunit: MNLNISIAFFSLSLLLAGCTSDPQAELDQLKVKKAEIETAIRELEAQLKSNGTDSTADHGHLVLVQTLKAEIFRNYVEVQGMVDAEENILLSAEIGGNVTKVLVKAGQQVNKGQLLAETDSKIILKGIAELQTALDLANTLYEKQKNLWDQKIGTEVQYLAAKSQKEGLEKKMQSLQEQLELTRITSPIDGTIDAVYAKVGQMLGPGMPVVTVVNFNGMKVKAEVPESYAGKVKTGNEVFVYFPDMKDSVTGKLSYAARVINPLNRTFTAEMMLDNKKEYHPNMIAVLRIADYVSPAPGIVISSSVIMKGEDGTEYVMVADGNTAKKVVILTGKKYRGRIEVTQGLKEGDRLIVTGFQELNGGDVIKVKPE, translated from the coding sequence ATGAATCTGAACATTTCCATCGCCTTCTTTTCACTGTCATTGCTGCTGGCCGGATGCACATCAGATCCGCAGGCTGAACTGGACCAATTAAAAGTTAAAAAAGCCGAAATTGAGACCGCCATCCGTGAACTGGAAGCGCAACTCAAAAGCAACGGAACCGATTCCACTGCGGATCACGGACATCTGGTGCTGGTACAAACCCTGAAGGCGGAGATTTTCCGCAATTACGTGGAAGTGCAGGGCATGGTAGACGCAGAAGAAAACATTCTGCTCTCTGCGGAAATCGGCGGAAACGTAACGAAAGTGCTGGTAAAGGCAGGTCAGCAGGTAAATAAAGGACAGCTGCTGGCGGAAACCGACAGCAAGATCATTCTGAAAGGAATCGCTGAGCTGCAAACCGCGCTGGACCTCGCGAATACACTGTATGAGAAACAAAAGAACCTCTGGGATCAGAAGATTGGCACGGAAGTACAATACCTCGCCGCAAAGAGTCAGAAAGAGGGACTGGAGAAAAAAATGCAGTCGTTACAGGAGCAGCTCGAACTCACCCGCATCACTTCGCCGATAGACGGAACCATTGATGCAGTATATGCGAAGGTGGGACAAATGCTTGGCCCGGGCATGCCGGTGGTAACCGTAGTGAACTTTAACGGCATGAAAGTAAAAGCAGAAGTGCCCGAGTCGTACGCAGGGAAAGTGAAAACCGGCAATGAGGTGTTCGTTTATTTTCCGGATATGAAAGATTCCGTGACCGGCAAACTGAGTTATGCCGCGCGCGTTATCAATCCCCTGAACAGGACCTTTACGGCGGAAATGATGCTTGACAACAAAAAAGAATATCATCCCAACATGATTGCCGTGCTGCGTATCGCCGATTATGTGTCGCCCGCCCCGGGCATTGTGATTTCCTCCTCGGTGATTATGAAAGGAGAAGACGGAACGGAATACGTGATGGTGGCAGACGGCAACACGGCGAAGAAAGTGGTGATTCTTACGGGGAAAAAATACAGGGGGCGGATCGAAGTAACGCAGGGACTCAAGGAAGGAGACCGTCTTATAGTCACGGGGTTCCAGGAACTAAACGGAGGTGATGTCATAAAAGTTAAACCGGAGTGA
- a CDS encoding TolC family protein produces the protein MTTRKLILWILLLTGPVLTAQQAFTLKEAVEFAYTHQYSVLNAQLEEQLNRAKQKEVTGMGLPQISGSFDIKDYLDIPTQLMPGEFFMLPPGTYIPVKFGLQYNANAGINVSQLLFSSDYLIALQASSEFNSLARKNLERARVETALAVSKAYYSVLVNRERLELLKANAEKVKKLLDDTRVLHQNGFVEKIDVDRVEVIYNNLVTEQEKVGKLIGIAEALLKFQMGMDVTQPIELKDKLDPVDSPQPETPDGPNPDFGARSEYALMQSQLRLNTLELRRHKMSYLPSLVAYGTFNLTAQRNEFDFFDFSDGHDWYPMTIVGVTLNVPIFNGGQKYYRMQQSKINRMITENTIKNLENAIRLEVKAAAVNYNNAILSLTTQKKNMELAKNVYDVSKKKYDQGVGSNLEVIDAQTSYREAQTNYFSALYDYYISKLELEKAKGTLK, from the coding sequence ATGACCACACGGAAGCTGATCCTCTGGATCTTGTTACTCACCGGACCCGTACTCACTGCCCAGCAGGCGTTCACCCTGAAAGAGGCGGTAGAATTCGCTTATACACATCAGTACAGTGTACTGAACGCCCAGCTGGAAGAGCAGCTTAACAGGGCGAAGCAAAAAGAAGTAACCGGGATGGGGCTTCCCCAGATCAGCGGGAGTTTTGACATAAAGGATTATCTTGATATTCCCACGCAGCTGATGCCCGGTGAATTTTTCATGCTGCCTCCGGGCACATACATCCCCGTTAAATTCGGTTTGCAATACAATGCGAATGCGGGCATCAACGTATCGCAGCTGCTGTTCAGTTCCGACTATCTGATAGCGCTGCAGGCATCTTCGGAATTCAATTCGCTGGCCCGGAAAAATCTTGAACGTGCACGGGTGGAGACCGCGCTGGCCGTGAGCAAAGCGTATTATTCCGTGCTGGTGAACAGGGAAAGACTTGAGTTGCTGAAGGCCAATGCGGAAAAAGTTAAAAAACTGCTGGATGACACCCGTGTGCTTCACCAGAACGGCTTTGTAGAAAAAATTGATGTGGACCGTGTGGAAGTTATTTACAACAACCTGGTTACCGAGCAGGAGAAGGTGGGAAAACTGATCGGTATTGCCGAGGCGCTCCTGAAATTCCAGATGGGCATGGATGTTACCCAGCCCATTGAGCTGAAGGACAAACTGGACCCGGTGGATTCGCCACAGCCCGAAACTCCGGACGGGCCGAATCCGGATTTCGGCGCAAGAAGCGAATATGCCCTGATGCAATCGCAGTTACGACTGAATACGCTGGAGTTGCGCCGCCACAAAATGTCCTACCTCCCCAGCCTTGTTGCCTATGGCACTTTTAACCTTACCGCCCAGCGCAATGAGTTTGATTTCTTTGATTTCAGTGACGGGCACGACTGGTATCCCATGACCATTGTTGGAGTAACGCTGAACGTTCCCATTTTCAACGGCGGGCAGAAGTACTACCGCATGCAGCAATCGAAGATCAACCGGATGATCACAGAAAACACTATTAAAAACCTCGAGAATGCCATCCGTCTGGAAGTAAAAGCTGCGGCCGTAAACTACAACAATGCGATTCTTTCGCTGACCACCCAGAAAAAAAATATGGAACTGGCCAAAAACGTCTATGATGTTTCCAAAAAGAAATACGACCAGGGTGTAGGCTCTAACCTGGAAGTGATTGACGCCCAAACCTCCTACCGTGAGGCGCAGACGAATTACTTCTCTGCTCTTTACGATTATTATATATCCAAACTCGAATTAGAAAAAGCAAAAGGAACTCTTAAATAA
- a CDS encoding TetR/AcrR family transcriptional regulator, with protein sequence MTKERILHGAQELFFRNGIRSVTMDDIANHLGMSKKTIYQSFSDKDEIVTALMEAKLTWDKQEICTICSPDRNMIEQVFGIMRHMTEMFSRMNPSVFYDLQKYHPKAWKIFTDFKNSFMLGVIEKNIEDGKAEGTVRPDVNTHIMARMRIEQVEMGFNPAVFPPCKHSLLEIQVALLEHFLYGICTLKGHKLINKYKQVAEDE encoded by the coding sequence ATGACCAAAGAAAGAATACTACATGGGGCGCAGGAACTCTTCTTCCGGAACGGGATCCGCTCGGTAACGATGGATGACATTGCCAACCACCTGGGCATGTCGAAAAAAACCATTTACCAGTCGTTCTCTGACAAGGACGAGATTGTTACGGCGCTGATGGAAGCCAAGCTAACCTGGGATAAACAGGAGATCTGTACCATCTGCAGTCCGGACCGCAATATGATCGAACAGGTCTTCGGTATCATGCGGCACATGACGGAGATGTTCTCGCGGATGAATCCCTCCGTATTTTATGATCTTCAAAAATACCATCCCAAAGCCTGGAAGATATTTACAGATTTCAAGAACAGCTTTATGCTGGGGGTGATTGAAAAAAATATTGAAGACGGGAAAGCGGAAGGAACGGTGAGGCCGGATGTGAACACCCACATTATGGCGAGAATGCGGATCGAGCAGGTGGAGATGGGATTTAATCCCGCCGTTTTTCCACCGTGCAAACATAGCTTGCTCGAGATCCAGGTTGCCCTGCTGGAACATTTCCTGTACGGGATCTGCACGCTGAAAGGACACAAACTCATTAATAAATACAAGCAGGTTGCTGAAGATGAATAA
- a CDS encoding T9SS type A sorting domain-containing protein, translated as MKNLSRFAMFCFAVVLSGTLSAQQVHDWVSKMQDPNANFFDVQATFNAYKNDYISTYRSANGSDPVKIPGYKQYKRWEWFHAPRVSATGERFNPAAVWMEMQNYRQQTGGFQAGNWTFVGPQTTPSGGGNGRCNFIRVDPNNSQILWTGSPSGGLWKSTNGGQNWTTNTDQLPFVIGCTDVAIDPSNTQIMYLATGDGDAGDNYSVGLLKSTDGGQTWNTTGLTFVTSQIRMMSKVMIHPTNSNILLVATSGGIYRSTDAGATWNISTTGSFKDMEFKPGDPNTVYAAGNQFYRSTDNGVTWNLITGSPLPTAANCSRMAIAVTEADPTKVYIIAGLPAPNYGTEGFYYSTNSGASFTQPSTPNIGNQQWYDLCIDASPTSASEIVIGGQTQFLRSTNNGTSWSSNGFGTHVDYHDIVFVSGTSYYMACDGGVYVTTNSGGSWTDLGNDLAISQMYGFGQSATTANLLLTGWQDNGTNRYNGSWAEVMGGDGMLCFISQFNNNNMWGSQYDGSLNRSTNGGTSWSGANTGITETGAWVTPWKESPTTGSTLYAGFVNMWRSTNGGQNWTVMGNIPGTSTISAIAIAPSNTQVVWAAKGGALYKTTNGGGSWTQVTSLPGGSISYIACHNTDANKVWVTFSGFTNTLKVLKTTDQGATWTNMSGGLPNIPVNCITYHNGTNDGVYIGTDAGVYYVDGTMSVWQPFSGGLPNVVVTQIEIYYAGNKLRASTYGRGVWESSFYTPGSEAPIANFSANKLIDCPGTAIQFTDYSPFLPTSWNWSFPGGTPSSFNGQNPPLVYYNTPGTYTVTLTVSNSNGTDTETKTNYITIASSTNPNPTTVGDSVCSPGGIVNLTASGSGGTLRWWDAPGGGNQVNTGPTYNPNITATTTWYVDETFPNGSIGQVGPLNNTMGAGAMFVANDIRGQYFDVLSPIVLNTVAVYSNSAGNRTIEILDGNGNLYKDTTVFIPASPSTPTAVILDIPIYPGNNYFIKCRGLVDLYRNSSGAVYPYTSPSVNITNSNAGSPGYYYFFYDWNYTNIVCNTGRTPVTGTVYTCSSVEELFAAGSFQLYPNPSQGQFELNFETLAKDDYTIRIYNSIGQVVFEEKMGDFSGNYHRQINISASGKGIYMLEVSNGKADAYKKVITY; from the coding sequence ATGAAAAATCTTTCACGTTTCGCGATGTTCTGCTTCGCAGTTGTCCTAAGCGGCACCCTCTCGGCTCAGCAGGTGCACGACTGGGTAAGCAAAATGCAGGACCCCAACGCGAATTTCTTTGACGTACAGGCTACGTTCAACGCGTACAAAAATGATTACATCTCCACCTACCGCTCGGCTAACGGCTCCGACCCGGTTAAAATTCCAGGATATAAACAATACAAACGCTGGGAATGGTTCCACGCTCCGCGCGTTTCTGCTACCGGCGAACGTTTCAATCCCGCCGCCGTGTGGATGGAAATGCAAAATTACCGCCAGCAGACCGGAGGATTCCAGGCCGGGAATTGGACTTTTGTAGGACCGCAAACCACTCCCTCCGGTGGAGGGAACGGCCGTTGTAATTTCATCCGGGTTGACCCGAATAATTCCCAGATCCTCTGGACAGGCTCTCCTTCCGGCGGATTGTGGAAATCTACCAACGGCGGACAGAACTGGACCACCAATACCGACCAGCTGCCCTTCGTGATCGGATGTACCGATGTGGCTATTGATCCCAGCAATACTCAAATTATGTACCTCGCCACCGGCGACGGCGACGCGGGGGATAATTATTCTGTGGGACTTCTTAAGTCCACCGACGGCGGACAAACCTGGAATACCACCGGACTCACGTTTGTGACTTCACAGATCCGGATGATGAGTAAAGTGATGATCCATCCCACCAACAGCAATATCCTGCTGGTGGCCACTTCCGGAGGCATTTACCGTTCTACCGATGCCGGAGCAACCTGGAACATTTCCACTACCGGATCTTTCAAGGACATGGAATTCAAACCCGGCGATCCGAATACGGTTTACGCTGCCGGCAACCAGTTCTACCGCTCCACCGATAACGGAGTAACCTGGAACCTGATCACCGGAAGCCCGCTTCCCACCGCCGCCAACTGCTCACGCATGGCGATTGCGGTTACAGAAGCAGATCCTACCAAGGTATATATCATTGCAGGACTTCCTGCTCCTAACTACGGAACCGAAGGGTTCTATTATTCCACCAACAGCGGAGCCAGCTTTACACAACCCAGCACACCCAATATCGGAAACCAGCAGTGGTACGACCTCTGCATTGACGCTTCGCCCACCAGTGCCAGTGAAATTGTGATTGGCGGACAAACACAGTTCCTGCGTTCCACCAATAACGGAACCTCCTGGAGTTCGAACGGCTTTGGTACGCACGTAGATTATCACGACATTGTTTTTGTCAGCGGAACTTCCTATTACATGGCCTGCGACGGAGGTGTTTATGTTACTACCAACAGCGGCGGTTCATGGACAGACCTCGGAAATGATCTGGCTATTTCCCAGATGTATGGATTCGGTCAGTCGGCTACCACTGCCAACCTGCTTCTCACCGGATGGCAGGATAACGGAACGAACCGCTACAACGGTTCCTGGGCAGAAGTGATGGGAGGCGATGGCATGCTCTGTTTCATTTCCCAGTTCAACAATAATAATATGTGGGGATCGCAGTACGACGGATCTCTCAACCGCTCTACCAACGGAGGTACTTCCTGGTCGGGTGCCAATACCGGCATCACGGAAACAGGAGCCTGGGTAACACCCTGGAAAGAAAGTCCTACCACCGGAAGCACACTCTATGCCGGATTTGTAAATATGTGGCGCAGCACCAACGGGGGCCAGAACTGGACGGTGATGGGAAATATTCCCGGAACCAGCACCATTTCTGCTATTGCCATTGCACCTTCCAATACACAGGTGGTATGGGCAGCCAAAGGCGGCGCACTCTATAAAACAACCAACGGAGGAGGCAGCTGGACACAGGTTACCTCACTTCCCGGCGGCAGCATTTCCTATATTGCCTGCCATAATACAGATGCGAACAAAGTATGGGTTACTTTCTCGGGTTTCACCAATACACTCAAAGTTTTAAAAACCACCGATCAGGGTGCCACCTGGACCAATATGTCGGGCGGACTACCCAACATTCCGGTAAACTGCATCACCTACCATAACGGTACGAACGACGGTGTTTACATCGGAACAGATGCCGGCGTTTATTACGTTGACGGAACCATGAGCGTATGGCAGCCGTTCAGCGGAGGACTCCCCAATGTGGTGGTTACTCAGATCGAGATCTACTATGCAGGAAATAAACTGCGCGCATCCACTTACGGACGCGGTGTTTGGGAATCATCATTCTATACTCCCGGCAGTGAAGCTCCCATCGCGAATTTCTCCGCTAATAAATTAATTGATTGTCCGGGTACTGCCATACAGTTCACGGACTACTCTCCGTTCCTTCCCACGTCCTGGAACTGGAGTTTCCCCGGCGGAACACCATCGTCGTTCAACGGACAGAATCCCCCGCTGGTATATTACAATACCCCGGGAACTTATACCGTAACACTTACGGTTTCCAATTCCAACGGAACGGACACAGAAACGAAGACAAATTACATCACCATCGCTTCCAGCACCAATCCGAATCCAACCACTGTGGGTGATTCAGTGTGTTCACCCGGAGGTATTGTGAATCTCACCGCCTCGGGTTCCGGCGGAACACTTCGCTGGTGGGATGCGCCGGGAGGAGGAAACCAGGTGAATACCGGACCTACGTATAATCCCAACATCACTGCCACCACAACCTGGTATGTGGATGAAACGTTCCCGAACGGCAGTATCGGACAGGTTGGACCACTGAATAACACGATGGGAGCGGGCGCCATGTTCGTAGCCAACGATATCCGCGGACAGTACTTTGATGTGTTAAGTCCCATCGTACTCAATACCGTAGCCGTTTATTCCAACTCCGCCGGTAACAGAACCATTGAGATACTGGACGGAAACGGAAATCTCTACAAGGACACTACGGTATTCATTCCTGCATCACCTTCTACTCCCACAGCGGTGATCCTGGATATTCCCATTTATCCCGGAAACAATTATTTTATTAAATGCCGCGGATTAGTAGACCTCTACCGGAATTCCTCCGGTGCAGTGTATCCTTACACCTCTCCCAGCGTGAACATTACGAACAGCAACGCCGGAAGTCCCGGTTACTATTACTTCTTCTACGACTGGAATTACACCAATATCGTATGTAATACCGGCCGTACACCCGTAACCGGAACGGTGTATACCTGTTCATCGGTGGAAGAATTGTTTGCCGCCGGAAGTTTCCAGCTTTACCCTAATCCGAGCCAGGGCCAGTTTGAACTGAACTTTGAAACCCTGGCGAAAGACGATTACACGATCCGAATTTATAATTCCATCGGACAGGTGGTCTTTGAAGAAAAGATGGGAGATTTTTCCGGAAATTACCACCGGCAGATCAACATTTCCGCTTCCGGAAAAGGCATCTATATGCTGGAAGTTTCCAACGGAAAAGCCGATGCATACAAAAAGGTTATCACCTACTAA
- a CDS encoding GIY-YIG nuclease family protein encodes MPFIVYILYSESSDKYYTGHTEFQENRIFRHNNSGSRSTKHAKDWELKYKEEFPTRSEAMKREREIKKKKSRKYIERIIGQAG; translated from the coding sequence ATGCCCTTCATTGTATACATCTTGTATTCTGAGTCCTCAGACAAATACTACACTGGTCATACTGAATTTCAGGAAAATAGAATCTTCCGACACAATAATTCCGGTAGCAGATCTACAAAACATGCCAAAGACTGGGAGTTGAAGTATAAGGAGGAGTTTCCAACTCGATCTGAAGCAATGAAGCGTGAGAGGGAAATAAAAAAGAAGAAAAGCAGGAAATATATTGAAAGAATTATCGGCCAAGCTGGCTAG